The following are encoded in a window of Mannheimia varigena genomic DNA:
- the torC gene encoding pentaheme c-type cytochrome TorC, whose amino-acid sequence MFGAVKNLFTKPSTKVGLGILVSIGFIAGAISWQQFNNALDHTSTEEFCVSCHSMQKPLEELKQTAHWSNKSGVTATCSNCHLPHDYTYKIARKVQAIREVWAEFSGKYKTEEDFEKHRQEMAEREWARFAANGSKECKACHSYEKMNFDKMSDAARKAMIPAAEKDQSCMDCHKGIAHHLPKVDENAVKSKFDQFVNKSPSQGNAYHTKGNVDLFLDEGLSQHIGNLETAVPVAYVKSSKNADLVELTMWRKDKGFGRIWYHDFGKNITDAVLSKEFMSADPKFEVLETKEDPITGLNWQKVKLQAWVAKSQLLDEVTPIWANAESQYKMQCSTCHRQPDIAHFDSNSWIGLFNGMVGFTNMDKQTSKEVLRYLQMHASDSEGAKH is encoded by the coding sequence ATGTTTGGCGCAGTTAAAAATTTATTTACTAAGCCTTCTACTAAAGTTGGCTTAGGCATCTTAGTTAGTATAGGTTTTATTGCAGGTGCTATCAGTTGGCAGCAATTTAATAATGCGTTGGATCACACCAGTACCGAAGAATTTTGTGTGAGCTGTCATTCAATGCAAAAACCGTTGGAAGAGTTGAAACAAACTGCTCATTGGTCTAATAAGAGTGGGGTTACGGCGACCTGTTCCAATTGCCATTTACCGCACGATTATACTTATAAAATTGCCCGTAAAGTGCAAGCGATCCGTGAAGTGTGGGCGGAGTTTTCAGGCAAATATAAAACCGAAGAAGACTTTGAAAAACACCGCCAAGAAATGGCAGAACGTGAGTGGGCAAGATTTGCGGCGAATGGTTCAAAAGAATGTAAAGCCTGCCACAGCTATGAAAAGATGAATTTCGACAAAATGTCTGATGCAGCTCGTAAAGCGATGATACCGGCTGCGGAGAAAGATCAAAGCTGTATGGACTGTCACAAAGGTATTGCTCACCACTTACCAAAAGTAGATGAAAATGCGGTGAAATCGAAATTCGATCAGTTTGTCAATAAATCACCAAGTCAAGGTAACGCTTACCATACCAAGGGTAATGTCGATCTCTTCTTAGATGAAGGATTAAGCCAACATATCGGGAATTTAGAAACGGCTGTGCCAGTGGCTTATGTGAAATCGAGCAAAAATGCCGATTTGGTTGAGCTGACAATGTGGCGTAAAGATAAGGGTTTCGGACGAATTTGGTATCATGATTTCGGAAAAAACATCACCGATGCGGTATTAAGCAAAGAATTTATGTCAGCTGATCCGAAATTTGAAGTGTTGGAAACTAAAGAAGATCCGATCACAGGTTTGAACTGGCAGAAAGTGAAACTGCAAGCGTGGGTCGCAAAATCACAGTTGCTTGATGAAGTTACACCAATTTGGGCAAATGCGGAAAGCCAATATAAAATGCAATGTAGTACTTGCCATAGACAGCCTGATATTGCCCATTTTGATTCAAATAGTTGGATTGGCTTATTTAATGGAATGGTTGGGTTTACCAATATGGATAAGCAGACCAGCAAAGAAGTGTTGCGTTACCTACAAATGCACGCATCTGATAGCGAAGGGGCAAAACATTAA
- a CDS encoding 4'-phosphopantetheinyl transferase family protein, with amino-acid sequence MEKFTPQTTHIEIVFIHRQEKLPHHFNYSPAPDNLSEKQMQKWQSRRAAHFLLTELLKKYDLDLRLLESIQHTASGRPFVNSEQIDFNISHSGDWIAVIFSHFFAKLAVGIDIEHPQKERRYADLIRHYANVEEQAMLLDEHCPLLNNLSQRFYLSWCLREAILKSQGVGIVKLSEVRHLPLEKQIFSAHCPKGKLHFVSELPFYLSYFYQQPENMLLSEPLLYHWHNGLFQPVECQSLVYDVN; translated from the coding sequence ATGGAAAAATTTACACCTCAAACAACTCATATTGAAATTGTTTTTATCCATCGGCAAGAAAAACTTCCCCATCATTTTAACTACTCTCCAGCGCCTGATAATTTATCTGAAAAGCAAATGCAAAAATGGCAGAGTCGCCGAGCCGCTCATTTTTTACTGACAGAATTGTTAAAAAAATATGACTTGGATTTGAGATTATTAGAGAGCATTCAACATACTGCAAGCGGCAGACCTTTTGTCAATTCAGAGCAGATTGATTTTAATATCAGTCATTCGGGCGATTGGATAGCGGTCATTTTTTCGCATTTTTTTGCAAAATTGGCAGTAGGCATTGATATTGAACATCCTCAGAAAGAAAGGCGTTATGCAGATCTTATTCGCCACTATGCAAATGTTGAGGAACAAGCGATGTTATTAGATGAACATTGCCCGTTGCTGAATAACCTTTCGCAACGTTTTTATCTAAGCTGGTGCTTGCGAGAGGCAATTTTAAAATCGCAAGGCGTGGGGATTGTGAAATTGTCGGAGGTAAGGCATCTTCCGCTTGAAAAACAGATTTTTTCTGCTCACTGCCCGAAAGGTAAATTGCATTTTGTCAGTGAATTGCCATTCTATTTAAGCTACTTCTATCAGCAACCGGAAAATATGCTATTATCTGAGCCTTTGTTATACCATTGGCACAATGGGCTGTTCCAGCCCGTTGAATGCCAGTCGCTTGTTTATGATGTTAATTAA
- the psiE gene encoding phosphate-starvation-inducible protein PsiE — MPKKSLEEHHSTFGKMASEIFQWVLNASLLVAGILLSYSLFAEAYSLYELLLGNSEKFQVVEHIVIFFLYFEFLALIVKYFKSNYHFPLRYFLYIGITAMVRLIIVDHSNAMHTLLFSLSILVMIIALYLVHSDRLQRS, encoded by the coding sequence ATGCCTAAAAAATCTTTAGAAGAACACCACTCCACGTTTGGCAAAATGGCGTCAGAAATTTTTCAATGGGTGCTGAATGCCTCTTTACTTGTTGCCGGCATTTTGCTCTCTTATTCCCTTTTTGCGGAGGCCTATTCTCTGTATGAGTTATTACTGGGTAACAGCGAGAAATTCCAAGTGGTTGAACATATTGTGATTTTCTTTCTCTATTTTGAGTTTCTCGCCTTAATTGTGAAATATTTTAAATCGAACTACCATTTTCCGTTGCGATATTTTCTGTATATCGGCATTACCGCAATGGTGAGATTGATTATTGTCGATCACTCAAATGCAATGCATACGCTACTTTTCTCACTTTCCATTTTAGTAATGATTATTGCATTGTATCTTGTACATAGCGATCGTTTACAAAGAAGCTAG
- a CDS encoding ABC transporter ATP-binding protein, with protein sequence MLNLNEVTIKRGNLVVADKINLNFERGKVYTLLGPNGAGKSSLLKTLFGEISYQGCIDFDSKILTPNHLSNWRKKIGYMPQDTQVEASLSALEVILLGQVDFLNMYVSDEILNEAVEIMEKLGIVHLAHKDIMRLSGGQRQMVMFAQVLLRKPHILLLDEPVSALDMYHQINLLEYVNAYTRANDLITVMVLHDLSLAAQFSDSVVLLSEGKIQAQGRACDVLECDLIRRLYNVNIEILYDGNGSPIIRPLRKCLNIDCCLNRK encoded by the coding sequence ATGCTCAACTTGAATGAAGTCACCATTAAGCGTGGGAATTTAGTGGTTGCCGATAAAATCAATCTGAATTTTGAACGAGGAAAAGTCTATACTTTGCTTGGCCCAAATGGCGCTGGAAAATCTTCTCTACTGAAAACGTTATTTGGTGAAATTTCTTATCAAGGATGTATTGATTTTGATAGCAAAATATTAACACCTAACCATTTAAGCAACTGGCGTAAGAAAATCGGCTATATGCCACAGGACACTCAGGTTGAAGCATCATTAAGTGCTTTAGAGGTAATCCTACTCGGTCAAGTTGATTTCCTGAATATGTATGTCAGTGATGAAATTTTAAATGAGGCGGTAGAGATTATGGAAAAATTAGGAATCGTACATTTAGCGCACAAAGATATTATGCGTTTAAGTGGTGGGCAACGCCAAATGGTGATGTTTGCCCAAGTGTTGCTACGAAAACCTCATATTCTCCTGCTTGATGAGCCTGTCAGTGCATTGGATATGTATCACCAAATCAACCTACTTGAATATGTAAACGCCTATACAAGGGCGAATGATTTAATTACAGTTATGGTGCTACACGATTTAAGTCTTGCCGCACAATTTTCCGATAGTGTGGTTTTGTTAAGCGAAGGCAAAATTCAAGCACAAGGTAGAGCTTGCGATGTATTAGAATGTGATCTGATTAGACGGCTATATAATGTTAATATTGAGATTTTATATGATGGCAACGGTTCACCAATCATCCGTCCATTAAGGAAATGTTTGAACATAGATTGCTGCTTGAACCGCAAATAG
- a CDS encoding nitrate/trimethylamine N-oxide reductase NapE/TorE: MGSELLKTLLLSGFVLPLLMAFFVGAYGFIVWMLQLFVIGLPTG, translated from the coding sequence ATGGGGTCAGAGCTATTAAAAACTCTATTATTATCAGGATTTGTTTTGCCTTTACTGATGGCATTCTTTGTCGGGGCTTATGGTTTTATTGTATGGATGCTACAACTATTTGTAATCGGTTTGCCGACAGGTTAA
- the nhaA gene encoding Na+/H+ antiporter NhaA, with the protein MGRLLLLLKSEASGGILLLIFAFAAILLANSPWSESYFDFLQTNFSIQFGTFGLSKPILLWINDGLMAVFFTLVGLEVKKELFEGSLSSVRNASFPAMAAVGGMVVPALIYWMLNKDYPEYHSGWAIPMATDIAFAVGIVALLGTRVPLALKVFLLALAIIDDLGAIIVIALFYSQDISMQALYLATAAIVVLVLLNRFKVTSLCAYLVVGIVLWTAVLKSGVHATLAGVIIGFCMPLKGKNGERPAEELEHILAPWCSYMILPIFAFANAGVSLVGMGIEQLTSPLPLGIALGLIIGKALGVFGFSYLAVMLRLASLPPGVNFKQIFAISVLCGIGFTMSMFLASLAFDASEAGETVTALARLGILLGSAVSAILGYMLLRMFTHNPEVELATSAVTNHK; encoded by the coding sequence GTGGGAAGATTACTACTACTTTTAAAATCAGAAGCATCAGGTGGAATTCTACTTCTGATTTTTGCATTTGCTGCAATTTTGTTGGCTAACTCCCCATGGAGTGAGTCATATTTCGATTTTTTACAAACAAACTTTAGTATTCAATTTGGTACATTTGGCTTAAGTAAACCAATATTGTTGTGGATCAACGATGGACTTATGGCTGTTTTCTTTACCTTAGTGGGTTTAGAAGTAAAGAAAGAGCTATTTGAAGGCTCACTTTCAAGTGTCAGAAACGCTTCTTTTCCTGCAATGGCCGCAGTTGGTGGAATGGTAGTACCAGCATTAATTTATTGGATGCTCAATAAAGATTATCCAGAATATCACTCTGGTTGGGCTATTCCAATGGCAACTGATATTGCCTTTGCAGTTGGGATTGTTGCCTTGCTCGGCACACGTGTACCTCTTGCATTAAAGGTGTTCTTACTTGCACTTGCAATTATTGATGACTTAGGTGCAATTATTGTAATCGCACTTTTCTATTCACAAGACATTAGTATGCAGGCACTTTACCTAGCAACGGCTGCGATTGTAGTATTAGTTTTACTTAACCGCTTTAAAGTGACTTCACTTTGCGCTTATTTAGTTGTTGGGATTGTGCTTTGGACAGCCGTATTAAAATCAGGAGTTCATGCCACCTTAGCTGGTGTCATTATTGGATTCTGTATGCCACTTAAAGGCAAAAATGGTGAGCGACCAGCCGAGGAATTAGAACATATCCTGGCCCCCTGGTGTTCATATATGATCTTACCTATTTTTGCATTCGCCAATGCAGGTGTATCGTTAGTCGGTATGGGTATTGAACAATTAACTTCTCCATTACCATTAGGTATTGCACTTGGTTTAATTATAGGTAAAGCTCTAGGTGTATTTGGATTTAGTTATTTAGCCGTAATGCTACGTTTAGCAAGTTTACCGCCGGGCGTTAACTTTAAACAGATTTTTGCAATCTCTGTGCTGTGTGGTATTGGTTTTACGATGTCTATGTTCCTTGCAAGCCTTGCATTTGATGCAAGTGAGGCAGGAGAAACTGTTACTGCATTAGCTCGTTTAGGTATTTTATTAGGTTCAGCCGTATCAGCAATTTTAGGTTATATGTTATTAAGAATGTTTACACACAATCCTGAAGTTGAGTTAGCAACAAGTGCTGTTACAAACCATAAATAA
- a CDS encoding FecCD family ABC transporter permease has product MSATLSPQKIAQKQRAIEKKRAFLLFLFFVVCILSLIFDIMTGPSLLPFADVWQALFQLGDVDETTKVIVHQLRLPMAMMALVVGAALGVGGAEIQTLLNNPMASPYTLGLAAAAGLGASIVIAFGGFGLPMEIAVPIGAFAMTLLSSAILFAFASLRRFSSAMLVLVGIALLFLFQSLLSLIQFISAPEISQQILFWLFGNLTKATWQTISIAAGVTSVSILLLLKDAWKLTALRLGEARALSLGINLSWLRMKTLLIVSVMTATCISFVGIIGFIGLVAPHIARLLVGEDQRFFLPGSMLVGAAFLSMSSVLSKSLVPGALFPVGIITALVGVPFFFWIVLAKR; this is encoded by the coding sequence ATGTCAGCTACACTTTCCCCTCAAAAAATTGCTCAAAAACAACGCGCTATCGAAAAGAAGCGCGCTTTTTTATTGTTTCTTTTCTTTGTTGTTTGCATACTTAGCTTGATTTTTGACATCATGACCGGGCCTTCTCTACTGCCTTTTGCTGATGTTTGGCAAGCGTTGTTTCAATTAGGTGACGTGGATGAAACCACTAAGGTGATTGTTCACCAATTACGGCTACCGATGGCAATGATGGCATTGGTGGTAGGGGCTGCTCTCGGGGTTGGAGGTGCTGAAATTCAAACGTTACTTAATAATCCTATGGCAAGCCCTTATACACTTGGCTTAGCCGCAGCAGCTGGTTTAGGAGCATCTATTGTGATTGCTTTTGGTGGATTTGGATTACCGATGGAAATTGCTGTGCCTATTGGTGCCTTTGCAATGACATTGCTTTCCTCTGCCATTTTATTTGCTTTTGCTTCACTACGCCGTTTTAGTTCGGCAATGTTAGTGTTAGTCGGGATTGCATTGCTATTCTTATTTCAATCACTTCTCTCTCTCATTCAATTTATATCGGCTCCTGAAATTTCTCAACAAATCCTGTTTTGGTTATTTGGTAATTTAACCAAGGCTACTTGGCAGACCATTTCCATTGCCGCAGGTGTAACCTCAGTGAGTATTTTATTGTTACTCAAAGATGCATGGAAACTTACAGCACTACGCTTAGGGGAGGCCCGAGCATTAAGTCTTGGTATTAATCTCTCTTGGTTAAGAATGAAAACCTTGCTGATTGTTTCCGTGATGACCGCAACCTGTATTAGCTTTGTGGGAATTATTGGCTTTATCGGCTTGGTGGCTCCGCATATTGCCCGATTATTAGTAGGAGAAGATCAACGCTTTTTCCTCCCAGGTTCAATGTTAGTCGGGGCTGCATTTTTGTCTATGTCATCAGTGCTCTCAAAAAGCCTCGTACCAGGTGCATTATTCCCCGTAGGTATTATCACTGCACTTGTTGGTGTGCCGTTCTTTTTCTGGATTGTATTAGCTAAACGGTAA
- the torA gene encoding trimethylamine-N-oxide reductase TorA → MQQSRRQFLKNISVMAAAITMPNFLVPRNVFANENISEWKISGSHWGAMRARIENGRVAEIKPFEFDKHPTEMLKGIKGLIYSESRIRYPMVRLDWLKKRHNSNTAQRGDNRFVRVTWDEALDLFYEELERVQKEYGPWALHTANVGWRSTGQFHSCGNHMIRAIGMHGGSVGTAGDYSTGAGQTILPYVLGSTEVYSQGTSWEVILKESENIIFWASDPVKNLQVGWNCETHEAYAYLDKLKEKVMAKGVNVICVDPVKSKTQNFLGCEQQYINPQTDVPFMLALAYTLYTENLYDKKFIDMYTVGFEKFLPYLLGESEDKVAKTPEWAAEICGISADRIREFARMLAGKRTQLIFGWAIQRQQHGEQPYWMGAVLASMLGQIGLAGGGISYAHHYSSIGIPESGAAMPGAFPLNLDEGQTPKYTNKDYKGYSDTIPVARMTDSLLYAGETIDYNGKKVTYAPFKMAVFTGCNQWHRHSERNKMKQAFQKLETIVSINYSWTATCRFSDIVLPACTPFERNDIDAYGSYSNRGVIAMHKLVDPLYDSRPDFEIFRDLCRRFGKDKEYSRGMDEMQWVEQLYKDCRRENKGKFDMPEFNEFWKTGYVMFPEGKPWVRHADFREDPELHALGTPSGFIEIYSNKIASFGYDDCKGHPMWFEKAERSHGGKNSDKFPFWLQSAHPDKRLHSQLCESKELRETYSVQGREPLYINPQDAAKLGIQDGDLVRVFNDRGQAIVGAVFSDNFPTGVVRLQEGAWYSPLDEGIGAIDTYGDPNTMTLDIGSSKLAQAVSANTCLVNIEKFVGTAPEPNGFKGAIEVML, encoded by the coding sequence ATGCAACAATCTCGCCGTCAATTTTTAAAGAATATTTCAGTGATGGCAGCGGCTATCACGATGCCGAATTTCCTTGTACCTCGCAATGTATTCGCGAATGAAAATATCAGTGAATGGAAAATTTCGGGTTCTCACTGGGGCGCAATGCGTGCCAGAATTGAGAATGGTCGAGTCGCAGAAATCAAGCCGTTTGAGTTTGATAAACACCCAACCGAAATGCTGAAAGGCATTAAGGGCTTAATTTACAGTGAATCCCGTATCCGTTACCCAATGGTGCGTTTAGATTGGTTGAAAAAGCGCCACAACAGCAATACTGCTCAACGAGGCGATAATCGCTTTGTACGTGTTACTTGGGATGAAGCGTTGGACTTATTCTATGAAGAATTAGAACGAGTGCAGAAAGAGTATGGTCCTTGGGCATTACATACTGCCAATGTTGGTTGGCGTTCTACAGGGCAGTTCCATAGCTGCGGAAATCATATGATTCGAGCAATCGGTATGCATGGTGGCAGTGTTGGCACGGCGGGTGACTACTCAACAGGGGCAGGGCAAACGATTCTGCCGTATGTGTTAGGTTCAACTGAGGTTTATTCGCAAGGTACTTCATGGGAGGTAATTTTAAAAGAGAGTGAGAACATCATTTTCTGGGCAAGCGATCCAGTGAAAAATCTACAAGTAGGCTGGAACTGTGAAACCCACGAGGCTTATGCTTACTTAGATAAACTGAAAGAGAAAGTGATGGCAAAAGGCGTGAATGTAATTTGCGTTGACCCAGTGAAAAGCAAAACCCAGAATTTCTTAGGATGTGAACAGCAGTACATCAACCCACAAACCGATGTACCGTTTATGTTGGCATTGGCTTACACGCTCTATACCGAAAACTTGTACGATAAAAAATTTATTGATATGTACACCGTCGGTTTTGAGAAATTCCTGCCATATCTGTTAGGTGAAAGCGAAGATAAAGTAGCGAAAACACCAGAATGGGCAGCGGAAATCTGTGGCATTTCTGCAGACCGCATTCGTGAGTTTGCCAGAATGTTAGCGGGCAAACGTACTCAGTTAATTTTCGGTTGGGCAATTCAACGCCAACAACACGGCGAACAACCTTACTGGATGGGGGCTGTGTTAGCCTCAATGCTAGGACAAATTGGTTTGGCGGGCGGGGGCATTAGTTATGCTCACCATTACAGCTCTATCGGTATTCCTGAGTCAGGGGCGGCAATGCCAGGGGCATTCCCTCTGAACCTTGATGAAGGGCAAACTCCAAAATATACCAATAAAGATTATAAAGGTTATAGCGACACAATCCCTGTTGCACGAATGACAGATAGCCTGTTATACGCTGGTGAAACCATTGATTACAACGGTAAAAAAGTTACTTATGCACCGTTTAAAATGGCAGTTTTCACTGGTTGTAACCAGTGGCACCGCCATTCTGAACGTAATAAAATGAAACAGGCATTCCAAAAATTAGAAACTATTGTGTCTATCAATTACAGTTGGACAGCTACCTGCCGTTTTTCAGACATTGTGCTACCAGCTTGTACTCCTTTTGAGCGAAATGACATTGATGCCTACGGCTCATACAGTAACCGAGGCGTCATTGCGATGCACAAATTGGTTGATCCACTGTATGATTCCCGTCCAGACTTTGAGATCTTCCGTGACCTCTGTCGCCGTTTCGGTAAAGACAAAGAGTACAGTCGTGGAATGGACGAAATGCAATGGGTGGAACAGCTCTATAAAGATTGTCGTCGTGAGAACAAAGGTAAATTTGATATGCCTGAATTTAACGAGTTCTGGAAAACAGGCTATGTGATGTTCCCAGAAGGTAAACCTTGGGTTCGTCATGCTGATTTTCGTGAAGATCCGGAACTACACGCGCTTGGCACGCCATCAGGTTTTATCGAAATTTACAGTAATAAAATTGCCTCATTTGGTTATGATGACTGTAAAGGTCACCCAATGTGGTTTGAAAAAGCCGAGCGTTCACACGGCGGTAAAAACTCAGATAAATTCCCATTTTGGTTACAATCTGCTCACCCTGATAAACGCTTACACTCACAGCTTTGTGAATCTAAAGAACTGCGTGAAACTTACAGTGTACAAGGGCGTGAACCACTCTACATTAATCCGCAAGATGCCGCTAAACTCGGCATTCAAGACGGCGATTTAGTTCGAGTGTTTAATGACCGAGGGCAGGCTATTGTTGGGGCAGTGTTTTCTGATAACTTTCCAACGGGTGTGGTGCGTTTGCAAGAAGGAGCGTGGTATTCACCTCTTGATGAAGGTATTGGGGCAATTGATACTTACGGTGACCCGAACACGATGACACTTGATATTGGCTCATCTAAACTGGCACAAGCTGTTTCTGCCAACACCTGCTTGGTAAATATTGAGAAATTTGTCGGTACAGCTCCAGAGCCAAATGGCTTCAAAGGTGCGATTGAGGTGATGCTTTAA
- the torD gene encoding molecular chaperone TorD, with protein MQQTDKLSREERRFIYGWFNAMLARELSDEQLSSLQAGKFDDFFAFLAELGFGLEIAKFQAELAASSQLEFPRLELAADFAQLFLLEGSLSAIPYASAYLQNEVLAQNLAEMDALLARFALQINRESKEPSDHICVYLSVLDKLLEQGAEAEIKAFLEQQLNSWLPIWAEKAVEIKSQTLLYQSLVRLLEKFVRFDV; from the coding sequence ATGCAGCAAACAGACAAATTAAGCCGTGAAGAACGCCGATTTATTTACGGCTGGTTCAATGCAATGCTCGCCCGAGAACTCTCGGACGAGCAGTTAAGTTCCCTACAAGCGGGCAAATTTGATGATTTTTTTGCATTTCTTGCCGAACTGGGCTTTGGGCTGGAAATTGCAAAATTTCAAGCCGAATTGGCCGCTTCCAGCCAATTAGAATTTCCCCGCTTAGAACTGGCAGCCGATTTCGCCCAGCTATTCTTACTGGAGGGCAGTTTAAGTGCGATCCCTTACGCTTCCGCCTATCTACAAAACGAAGTGTTGGCACAAAACTTGGCGGAAATGGATGCTCTATTAGCCCGTTTTGCCTTGCAGATAAACCGAGAAAGTAAAGAACCAAGCGACCATATTTGTGTTTATTTAAGCGTGTTGGATAAACTGTTAGAACAAGGGGCGGAGGCGGAAATTAAAGCCTTTCTTGAACAGCAACTTAATAGTTGGTTGCCGATATGGGCAGAAAAAGCTGTTGAGATTAAAAGCCAAACGTTATTGTATCAGAGTTTAGTTAGATTGCTTGAAAAGTTTGTACGGTTTGATGTATGA
- a CDS encoding ABC transporter substrate-binding protein, with product MKKSLVNSLFAATLLAFGTSAHSEIKTITDILGREVKVDVPAKRVALTFYYPDYIAVTGAENFSNVVGISREFWEKFNPGSWALFAEKLPNLKDIADIGYVNSGTFSTEKTIALKPDVLVLPEIQYQALASEIPRLEQAGIPIVVVDFNAQTVENHTKSVKIFGQLAGTEERADKVAKEYEEGIADIQKRIDNAKLAKPKLYVEFGNKGPKEHSFTFGKNMWGAIAETVRGDNISAPFVENWGQINPEQVLVSKPDVIMISGTELGNDTNADVMSMGINIEEADAQKRLKGFMERTGWKDLPAVKSGQVYGLYHTASRSISDLASSQFMAKALYPELFNDIDPEKTYLDFHKNYLPITPKGTFFIQLK from the coding sequence ATGAAAAAATCACTAGTAAACAGTTTATTTGCTGCCACATTGCTAGCATTTGGTACAAGTGCTCATTCTGAAATCAAAACTATTACTGATATTTTAGGGCGTGAAGTGAAAGTTGATGTGCCTGCTAAACGCGTTGCCCTAACTTTTTATTACCCTGACTACATTGCAGTTACTGGTGCAGAAAATTTTTCAAATGTAGTAGGGATTTCCCGTGAGTTTTGGGAAAAATTTAACCCAGGTAGTTGGGCGTTATTTGCGGAAAAACTCCCTAATTTGAAAGATATTGCTGATATTGGTTATGTGAATAGTGGCACTTTCTCAACAGAAAAAACTATTGCATTAAAGCCTGATGTGTTAGTGTTACCTGAGATTCAATATCAAGCACTAGCTAGTGAAATTCCTCGACTTGAGCAAGCAGGGATTCCAATTGTAGTAGTAGATTTTAATGCACAAACCGTTGAAAATCATACTAAAAGTGTGAAAATTTTTGGTCAGCTTGCTGGTACCGAAGAGAGGGCAGATAAAGTTGCCAAAGAGTATGAAGAGGGCATCGCGGATATTCAAAAACGGATTGATAATGCAAAATTAGCAAAACCAAAGCTTTATGTGGAGTTTGGTAATAAAGGTCCTAAAGAGCATAGTTTTACTTTTGGTAAAAATATGTGGGGAGCGATTGCCGAGACTGTACGAGGCGATAATATTAGTGCTCCGTTTGTAGAAAACTGGGGGCAAATTAATCCTGAACAGGTGTTGGTCTCTAAACCTGATGTGATTATGATTTCAGGTACGGAATTAGGTAATGACACAAATGCAGATGTTATGTCGATGGGGATCAACATTGAGGAAGCAGATGCTCAAAAACGCTTGAAAGGTTTTATGGAACGGACGGGTTGGAAAGATTTACCGGCAGTGAAATCGGGTCAGGTTTATGGTTTGTATCACACAGCTTCTCGTTCGATTTCAGATTTAGCCAGCTCACAATTTATGGCGAAAGCTCTTTATCCTGAGTTGTTTAACGATATCGATCCTGAAAAAACGTACTTAGATTTCCACAAAAACTATTTACCGATTACGCCAAAAGGCACATTCTTTATTCAGTTGAAATAG
- the cpdA gene encoding 3',5'-cyclic-AMP phosphodiesterase, which produces MVVSSMRECLKIDKRGVIRLLQITDPHLFSNPEDKLLGVDTLASFKEVIQQIKKQIIRAGDSFDLILATGDLIQDHQIQGYEHFAKITKALNLPIFWLEGNHDSPTEMNEILSAYSHVMPHKHILVGEHWQILMLNTHVTGQAYGELTESQLNWLESKLAEYPEHFSLIVQHHNILPTNSAWLDQHSLKNAKELEKVLSKFDKVRAIIHGHIHQQVDAHWQGIPIFATPSTCIQFKPNCDEFTLDILPQGWREFYLYENGELETVVKRLNSNEFLPNLEAKGY; this is translated from the coding sequence ATGGTAGTTTCATCAATGAGAGAGTGTTTAAAAATAGATAAAAGAGGAGTAATTCGGTTATTACAAATTACCGATCCCCATTTATTTTCTAATCCTGAAGATAAATTGCTTGGTGTCGATACCCTCGCAAGTTTTAAAGAGGTTATTCAGCAAATAAAAAAGCAAATAATTAGAGCTGGCGACAGCTTTGATCTTATCCTTGCTACAGGTGATCTAATTCAAGATCATCAAATTCAAGGTTATGAACATTTTGCTAAAATCACTAAAGCGCTAAACCTTCCTATTTTTTGGCTTGAGGGGAATCACGACTCTCCAACTGAAATGAATGAGATATTATCTGCTTATTCTCATGTTATGCCGCATAAGCATATTTTAGTCGGCGAACATTGGCAAATTTTAATGCTGAATACTCATGTTACAGGCCAAGCTTATGGTGAGTTAACTGAATCCCAACTTAATTGGCTGGAATCAAAATTAGCTGAATATCCAGAACATTTTAGTCTTATTGTTCAGCATCATAATATCCTGCCTACAAATTCTGCTTGGCTAGATCAGCATAGTTTAAAAAATGCAAAAGAGCTTGAGAAAGTTTTATCAAAATTTGATAAGGTAAGAGCAATTATTCACGGACATATTCATCAACAAGTAGATGCTCATTGGCAAGGAATTCCTATTTTTGCGACCCCTTCTACTTGTATTCAGTTTAAACCGAATTGCGACGAATTTACGTTAGATATACTTCCTCAAGGTTGGCGTGAATTTTATTTATATGAAAATGGTGAGTTAGAAACTGTCGTCAAGCGGTTAAATTCTAATGAATTTTTACCAAATTTAGAGGCTAAGGGATATTAA